In a genomic window of Melopsittacus undulatus isolate bMelUnd1 chromosome 1, bMelUnd1.mat.Z, whole genome shotgun sequence:
- the C1QL3 gene encoding complement C1q-like protein 3, translating to MVLLLVILIPVLVSSAGTSAHYEMLGTCRMVCDPYGGTKAPSTAATPDRGLMQSLPTFIQGPKGEAGRPGKAGPRGPPGEPGPPGPVGPPGEKGEPGRQGLPGPPGAPGLNAAGAISAATYSTVPKIAFYAGLKRQHEGYEVLKFDDVVTNLGNHYDPTTGKFTCSIPGIYFFTYHVLMRGGDGTSMWADLCKNNQVRASAIAQDADQNYDYASNSVVLHLEPGDEVYIKLDGGKAHGGNNNKYSTFSGFIIYAD from the exons atggtgctgctgctggtcatCCTCATCCCGGTGCTGGTCAGCTCGGCCGGCACCTCGGCGCACTACGAGATGCTGGGCACCTGCCGTATGGTCTGCGACCCCTACGGCGGCACCAAGGCGCCCAGCACGGCGGCCACGCCCGACCGAGGCCTCATGCAGTCCCTGCCCACCTTCATCCAGGGGCCCAAGGGGGAGGCCGGACGGCCGGGCAAAGCTGGGCCCCGCGGCCCCCCGGGGGAGCCGGGACCGCCCGGCCCGGTGGGGCCGCCGGGTGAGAAGGGCGAGCCGGGGCGGCAGGGTCTGCCCGGTCCCCCCGGCGCGCCGGGGCTGAACGCGGCTGGGGCCATCAGCGCCGCCACCTACAGTACCGTGCCCAAGATCGCCTTCTACGCCGGCCTCAAGCGGCAGCACGAGGGCTACGAAGTGCTCAAGTTCGACGACGTGGTCACCAACCTGGGCAACCACTACGACCCTACCACCGGCAAGTTCACCTGCTCCATTCCCGGCATCTACTTCTTCACCTACCATGTGCTCATGCGGGGCGGCGACGGCACCAGCATGTGGGCCGACCTCTGCAAGAACAACCAG GTTCGAGCTAGTGCGATTGCTCAGGATGCTGATCAGAACTACGACTATGCCAGTAACAGCGTGGTTCTTCATTTGGAGCCAGGAGATGAAGTTTACATTAAATTAGATGGAGGAAAAGCACATGGaggaaacaacaacaaatacagCACATTTTCTGGATTTATTATTTATGCTGACTGA